One window of the Benincasa hispida cultivar B227 chromosome 3, ASM972705v1, whole genome shotgun sequence genome contains the following:
- the LOC120074356 gene encoding ethylene-responsive transcription factor ERF024-like encodes MFFSKSKTLNSTPNPPRYRGVRHRSSGKWVSEIREPRKPNRIWLGTFPTPEMAAIAYDVAALALKGPSADLNFPNLAFSLPVPVSTAARDIQAAATSAAAAIGAAAATMELDGNPVSASREKEDEEGDGGGCGEELVEGGFVDEDMIFDMPNILMNMAEGMLLTPPSFNFNMNASNDFEYPSNYTQDTLWEFP; translated from the coding sequence ATGTTTTTTTCCAAATCCAAAACTCTTAATTCTACACCAAACCCTCCTCGCTATCGAGGTGTCCGCCATCGGAGCTCTGGTAAGTGGGTTTCCGAGATTCGAGAGCCAAGAAAGCCCAACAGGATTTGGTTGGGAACTTTTCCTACCCCAGAAATGGCTGCCATCGCTTACGACGTGGCAGCTCTGGCTCTCAAAGGCCCCAGTGCCGACCTCAACTTTCCTAATTTGGCATTTTCTTTACCAGTGCCAGTCTCTACCGCCGCACGTGACATTCAGGCTGCAGCCACATCTGCTGCAGCAGCTATAGGAGCAGCTGCGGCTACAATGGAATTAGACGGTAATCCCGTGAGTGCAAGTAGAGAAAAAGAAGACGAGGAAGGAGATGGAGGAGGATGTGGGGAGGAATTAGTGGAGGGGGGATTTGTAGATGAAGATATGATATTTGATATGCCAAATATTTTGATGAACATGGCTGAAGGAATGCTTCTCACTCCTCCATCCTTCAACTTCAACATGAATGCTTCAAATGATTTTGAATATCCTTCAAACTATACTCAAGATACCCTTTGGGAATTCccttaa